Proteins found in one Tepidamorphus gemmatus genomic segment:
- the bcsS gene encoding cellulose biosynthesis protein BcsS — protein MNVAAGAVVAAMVPIQVDSADPAAPLLAKPPRWHLFFGFDGAEESLFGHDGLVWAPAGHLHETGWRLRAGSSAGVHTYRSAGRRFTGELYTLELLGGFQWLTPVSGFAVYAGPVVQDASSDPRDPDRPRQGTRFGAKLKLEGWYRPADGVYFNLSGQYASAAQTYAIRFAPTLEIAARWALEPEVAAFGEPGHDARRAGLIVEFRLSERWRLRAGGGWRTDSDEDGSYATVEMKIWR, from the coding sequence ATGAACGTTGCGGCCGGAGCGGTCGTCGCGGCGATGGTTCCGATCCAGGTCGATTCTGCCGACCCGGCTGCGCCGCTGCTGGCCAAACCTCCTCGCTGGCACCTGTTCTTCGGCTTCGACGGCGCTGAGGAATCGCTGTTCGGCCACGACGGACTGGTGTGGGCACCAGCCGGACACCTGCACGAGACGGGCTGGCGGCTCAGGGCAGGCAGCAGCGCCGGCGTTCACACCTACCGGTCGGCAGGCCGCCGATTCACGGGCGAGCTCTACACGCTCGAACTGCTTGGCGGATTTCAGTGGCTCACCCCCGTTTCCGGCTTCGCCGTCTATGCAGGGCCAGTCGTGCAGGACGCCAGCTCCGATCCGCGCGATCCGGACAGACCCCGGCAGGGAACCCGTTTCGGCGCCAAACTGAAGCTCGAAGGATGGTACCGGCCGGCGGACGGCGTCTATTTCAACCTGTCCGGTCAGTATGCCAGCGCGGCGCAAACCTATGCCATCCGCTTCGCGCCGACCTTGGAGATCGCCGCGCGCTGGGCACTGGAGCCGGAAGTCGCCGCCTTCGGCGAACCCGGCCATGACGCCCGGCGGGCCGGACTGATCGTCGAATTTCGTCTCTCCGAGCGCTGGCGACTGCGCGCCGGCGGCGGCTGGCGCACCGATTCCGACGAGGACGGCTCGTACGCCACCGTGGAGATGAAG